The window ATAGACGGCTTCTCCCGGGTCCGGTCGCACGATGACCCTGTCCTCGGCCAAGGCTCGGAGATGGGTGCGGGCCGCCTTCCCCGCGGCCTCGTGGTCCTTCGGCTCGTGCCCGGCGACCCGCAGAGCCAGCACGGCGCGCTGCGTGTCCCACGTGCCCCCCAGGGCCTGAATCACCGCAGCGAGCGCCTGCTTGTGCGTCAGCGACGTATCGGTCATCGCATCCTCCCCCATCAGAATCCGCCACAGCATGCCACGCGCTGCCGCCCTCCCGGATCTGCCGCCTTCCCGGCCGCATCGCGGTAACAGCTGTTACCATGCTGGCATGGCGAAGAAGCAGTTGGGCGCGCGCGTGGATGAGGATGTGGCGGATCTCGCGAAGCGGCGTGCCGCGGACCTGGGGTTGAGCATCGGGGACTACCTCGCCCGGCTGGTGCAGGAAGACGCCAGCGGTCTGCGGGCCCGTGGGGTGGAGGCGGCCGCCCGCTTCCTGGCCGAACACCAGGCGGTCTTCGACGAGGCCGAGGACGCGCAGCAGACGCCTCGGGGAGCGCGCGCCGCCTGATGGACCTGCATATCGACGTCCCCTGGATTCTGCAGGTCGCCGAGGCCGCCGGGGCGAACGATCCGGCGCCTGACGACTACGGCGTCCCGATCTCGGCGGTGGCGCGCCACCGGGCCGAGCTGTTCGAGCAGCCCGTCTATGACGGCCGCTACGCCAAGGCCGCCGCTCTGGTGCACACGCTCGGCCGGTGCCGCTGGCTGGAGCGTTCGAACATGGCTGTCGCCGCCGCCACCGGCGTCATGTACCTCGAAGCGGCCGGGACGACCGTCAAGCCGACCCGCGAGGATGCCGTCGCCCTCAAGGATCTGCTCCTCGACCCCGCCTGTACGGCCGGGAAGATCGCCGCCCTGCTGCGAACCTGGCCCACCGCCACCTGACACGGCGGCGACGGCGTAGCCGCTCTGCCTGCGCCTACCGCGCCGCCGGGTGCGGGAAGCAGCCGACGGACCCCCGCGGGTCGGCGGGGGTCCGTCCAGGGGGTGTCGTTCGTCAGTGCCGGAAGACGTCCTTCGCCTTCTCCTTGGCCTGGCGGGCGTCGCCTTTCGCCTGGCCGCCGCGGCCTTCGGTCTCCATCTTCTCGTTGCCCAGGGCGCGGCCCGTCGCTTCCTTGGCCTTGCCCTTGACCTCTTCCTTCTTCGCCTTGGCCTTCTGGTCTCGTGCCACCGTTCATCACTCCCTGACAGCTCGGACCTCGGTGTCACTGCGGCAAGTAGCCCTCAGCGGGGCACCCAAACACGGCTCGGCGCGAGCACGGTTCCCGAAGCCCCGATGCGGACCGCGAACAGGGAGTCGCCGCCCAGCTCGAAGCAGTCGTCGCCGGGGCCGACACGAACGTCCCTCACGAGGTCGCCGGCCGGCTGAAGGAGGTCATGGAGACCACCGGGGAGACGGCCCAGGAAGGGGTGCCGGTCGCGGGTACCCGGGCCGGCCGATCGGGGCCGGACGGCATCCCGGGCCCGAACGGCCGATCGAGGTGCCGGGGCAGCCGCGGCGGCCGGACCCCGGTGAGCGGCGACTTCCTGGCCCGGCGGGCCTCGCCGTGCGGGCGCCGACGGTCTGACCCATAGCTGTGACGTGGCTCACACCAATGACCTGTCACGTCCGGCGCGGGTCGCCTGTCCCATGGGCGTCACCGGCACCGAAGCCGGTGCCCGACCTTGGGAGACCGAGATGAGCAAGGGCCATCACATCGTCGTCCTCGGCGCCGGCTACACGGGCATGTTCAGCGCCATCCGGCTGGCCCGCCGCACCCGCCGGGCCGGGGTGAAGATCACCCTGGTCAATCCGTCGAGCCGGTTCGTCGAGCGGCTGCGGATGCACCAGATCGCCGCCGGGCAGGAACTGGCCGAGCATCGGATCCCCGACCTGCTCGCCGGGACCGGCGTCTCGTTCGTCCAGGGCACGGTCACCGCCATCGCCCCCGAGGCCCGGCGGATCACCCTCGACGGCGCCGAGACCCTCGGATACGACACGCTCGTCTACGCGCTGGGCAGCTCCACCGACACCGGCACGGTCCCGGGCGTCGACACCCACGCCTTCACCCTCAACAACCCGGAGATCGCCGGCCGGTTCGCCGCACGCCTCACCGAGGTCGCCGCCTCCGCCGGCACGGTCACCGTCTGCGGCGGCGGCCTGACCGGCATCGAGGCCGCCACCGAGATCGCCGAGAGCCACCCCGGCCTGCACGTCACGCTGATCAGCCTCGACGAGCCCGGCGGCATGATGGGCGCCAAGGCCCGCGCCTACCTGTACAGCGCCCTGGACCGCCTCGGCGTCACCTTGGAGACCGGCGCCCGGGTGACCAAGGTGCTCCCCGACGCCGTAGGGCTGGACGACGGCCGGCTCGTCCGCTCCGACGCCTGTCTGTGGACCACCGGCGTCAAGGTGCCGGCGCTCGCCGCCGACGCCGGGATCGCCACGGACGACCGCGGCCTCGTCCTCGTCGACGCCACCCTGCGGTCGGTGTCCCACCCGGAGATCCACGCCATCGGCGACGCGGCCGCCGTACGCCTGGCCTGGGGGCAGCTCCACGGCACCTGCCAGAGCGGTCTGCCCACCGCCCAGTACACCGCCGACACCATCGCACGGCTGGTGCGCGGCCGGGCCGTCAAGCCGTTCCGCTTCGGCTACTTCCACCAGCCGGTCAGCCTCGGCCGCCGCGACGCGGTCATCCAGTTCACCAAGGCCGACGAGACACCGCGCCGCATCCACCTCACAGGCCGCGGCGCCGTCGCCTACAAGGAGATGGTCAGCGGCAGCCCGCTCACGACGTACCGGCTGAGCAAGCGCATGAACGTCACCACCGTCGTCTCCAGGGGCGGCCGCGCCACCCGCGACCCCGCGGTATGACGGGCCCGGCCGCCGGCGCCGTGGTCGTGGCCTTGCGACCGGATCATGGCGCTGGCAGCATGCACGGGTGATCGAGGCCAGGGCCGAGAAGGACCCGTACACCGAGCACCGGCGACTGCTGTTCGCCACCGCCTACCGCATGCTGGGCAGCGTCACGGACGCCGAGGACGTCCTCCAGGACACCTGGCTGAGCTGGAACAGCGCGGACCGTGACGCGGTCCGCCACCCCAAGGCGTATCTGGTGCGCACGGTCACCAATCTCTCGTTGAACCGTCTCACCTCCGCACGGGCCACCCGCGAGACCTACGTCGGCCCCTGGCTCCCCGAGCCCTTGCTGACCTCTCCCGACATCGCCGTGGAGAGTGAACTGGCCGACACCATCTCCACCGCGATGATGGTCGTCCTGGAAACCCTCAGTCCCGTCGAACGCGCCGTCTTCCTGCTCCGCGAGGTCTTCGGCTACTCACACGCGGAGATCGCCGAGACCCTCGACCGACCCGAACCGGCGGTCCGTCAGATCGCCCACCGCGCCCGCCGGCACGTACAGGACCGACGTCCCCGCTTCGACGCCGACCAGGCCCGACGCCGACAGGTGACCACCCAGTTCCTGAAGGCGTGCGCGGGCGGGGACCTGAACGCCGTCATGGAGCTGCTCGCCCCCGAGGTCACCGCCTGGTCCGACGGCGGTGGCAAGGTCACCGCCGCGCGTCGGCCCGTCAACGGCGTCGACCGCGTCGCGCGCTGGCTCGTGGGTTTCCTGGCCAAACCCGAACTGGCCGCTCTGGTCATGGAGCCGACCGTCATCAACGGCGAACTCGGTGTGCTCGCCACCCTCGACGGAGCCACCGTCGGAGCCCTCACCTTCGACCTCGTCGACGGCCGCATCCAGAACCTGCGGTTCCAGGTCAACCCCGACAAGCTCGGCGGGCTGACTCCCGACAACGGACTGGCGGCCCCCTGAAGCGTCCGCACGCGGAGGCGCGGCCGAACGCGCGGACGCCGGGCCGACTTGCCGCCGGGACCTGACGGGCCTCAGGCGGAGGGCGACGGGCTGTTCTGACGCGGACCGGCGTCGTCCTCCCGCTCCCAGGCGGACGCGTCCACGCCGCCCCCGGGGCAGTGGGTCAGGGGCTCGCGGTGTCTTCGGCCTCCCAGCGCAGCAGGTCGCCCGGCTGGCAGTCGAGTACCTCGCACAGTGCGGCGAGTGTCGCGAAGCGCACGGCCTTGGCGCGGCCGTTCTTGAGCACCGCCAGGTTGGCGGGCGTGATCCCTACGCGGTCCGCGAGTTCGCCCACGGACATCTTCCGCCTGGCCAGCATCACGTCGATGTCGACGGTGATCGGCATCAGATCACCTCGTCCAGCTCGGCCTGCATTCGCGTCGCCGCGACGTCGCGCGCGACGGCCTGGGCGAGCAGCATCCGCAGCAGGAGCACGAGGAGCGCGACACCGAGGATGCCCACGCCGATTCCGGCCATGATGACGGTGACGCCCGGGTCGTCGCGCTGGCCCGGCGCGTTGAGGGCCGTGACCGCGAACCACATGAGCGCGGCCGCCACGATCGCGCCGATCACGGCGTCCACGTACCGGAAGGCGGCGTCGGAGAAGACGGTCCCCCGTCGCACCATCGTCACCAGGCGCCACACGCAGACCAGGACGACCTGGGCGGCCACCATGCCCAGGATCGTGATCACGCGCAGCGGGGTCAGCGGGAGCGAGCCGTCCTCCGGGTCGTTCCCGCCGACCAGCGTCCACACCATCGACACCTGTACGAACACGGTGCCGACGAGCACCACCACGAGCACGGCGCGCAGCGCACCCACGGTCAGCTTTCCCATGACCTGCCCTCCCATCGAGTTACGATGGGAATCTATCGAATCTCGATAGGTGAAGCAAGGGGGTACGGCGTCCGCTCACCACTCCGTCGACGCCGGCTGGGGCGACGCGTACATCCGGGGGCTTGCCGCAGCCGGGATCGGCGAGGGGGACCGGCGAGCCATGTCTGGAACAGTCACTCGCTCATCCGACCGGAAGCCCCTGACGGTCAGCGCAGTGTCTTGAGTGTGCGGATGACGTCGTCGGCATCGGTGTCCGGGTTGACGAAGGCCAGACGCAGGACAGTGGCGCCGTTCCACTGGGTCGGCACGCACAGGATGGTGCCCGCTTCGGCGGCCCGCGCCGACCAGTCCGCGTAGTCCCGCGGGCTCCAACCGGGCCGTTCGAAGAGGACGACGGACAACTCGGGCTCGATGATCAGCCGTAGGTGGCCGCTCCGGCGTATGGCGTCGGTGACCAGTCGGCTGGTCGTCAGCGTCCGTTCCACCGCGTGCGCGTACCGGTCGGTTCCGTGAACGGCCAGGCTGAACCAGAACGGCAGGCCGCGGGCACGGCGGCTCAGGTGCAGGGCCAGGTCCGCCGGATTGTGGGCATCGCGGTCGATGGCGTCGAGATAGTGCGCCGACTGACTGTGCGCGGCGCGCGCCGAGGCCGGATCCCGGTAGAGGAGTGCGCAGCAGTCGTAGGGCGCGAAAAGCCATTTGTGCGGATCGACGATGAAACTGTCGGCTCGTTCGATGCCCGTGTAGAGATGCCGCACGCTGGGCGCTGCCAGGCCCGCTCCGCCGTAGGCGCCGTCCACGTGCAGCCACACGTGGTGGCGTGCGCACGCGT is drawn from Streptomyces bottropensis ATCC 25435 and contains these coding sequences:
- a CDS encoding DUF2975 domain-containing protein, giving the protein MGKLTVGALRAVLVVVLVGTVFVQVSMVWTLVGGNDPEDGSLPLTPLRVITILGMVAAQVVLVCVWRLVTMVRRGTVFSDAAFRYVDAVIGAIVAAALMWFAVTALNAPGQRDDPGVTVIMAGIGVGILGVALLVLLLRMLLAQAVARDVAATRMQAELDEVI
- a CDS encoding RNA polymerase sigma-70 factor, whose protein sequence is MIEARAEKDPYTEHRRLLFATAYRMLGSVTDAEDVLQDTWLSWNSADRDAVRHPKAYLVRTVTNLSLNRLTSARATRETYVGPWLPEPLLTSPDIAVESELADTISTAMMVVLETLSPVERAVFLLREVFGYSHAEIAETLDRPEPAVRQIAHRARRHVQDRRPRFDADQARRRQVTTQFLKACAGGDLNAVMELLAPEVTAWSDGGGKVTAARRPVNGVDRVARWLVGFLAKPELAALVMEPTVINGELGVLATLDGATVGALTFDLVDGRIQNLRFQVNPDKLGGLTPDNGLAAP
- a CDS encoding NAD(P)/FAD-dependent oxidoreductase, which produces MSKGHHIVVLGAGYTGMFSAIRLARRTRRAGVKITLVNPSSRFVERLRMHQIAAGQELAEHRIPDLLAGTGVSFVQGTVTAIAPEARRITLDGAETLGYDTLVYALGSSTDTGTVPGVDTHAFTLNNPEIAGRFAARLTEVAASAGTVTVCGGGLTGIEAATEIAESHPGLHVTLISLDEPGGMMGAKARAYLYSALDRLGVTLETGARVTKVLPDAVGLDDGRLVRSDACLWTTGVKVPALAADAGIATDDRGLVLVDATLRSVSHPEIHAIGDAAAVRLAWGQLHGTCQSGLPTAQYTADTIARLVRGRAVKPFRFGYFHQPVSLGRRDAVIQFTKADETPRRIHLTGRGAVAYKEMVSGSPLTTYRLSKRMNVTTVVSRGGRATRDPAV
- a CDS encoding helix-turn-helix domain-containing protein, which codes for MPITVDIDVMLARRKMSVGELADRVGITPANLAVLKNGRAKAVRFATLAALCEVLDCQPGDLLRWEAEDTASP
- a CDS encoding CsbD family protein, with amino-acid sequence MARDQKAKAKKEEVKGKAKEATGRALGNEKMETEGRGGQAKGDARQAKEKAKDVFRH